From the genome of Oncorhynchus kisutch isolate 150728-3 unplaced genomic scaffold, Okis_V2 Okis09a-Okis19a_hom, whole genome shotgun sequence, one region includes:
- the LOC109876154 gene encoding uncharacterized protein LOC109876154, whose amino-acid sequence MHIKTGTWEANTVCESDTLCDPAGLVSSTNPEAHIGNRRLSPGSGNCGGGGGGCPTGVDQQPCQASPQTLEGNLNGPAHVHAFTYRRDRDRRGQHKGRGPRREGPRGAGRVADRPPKQSQKERWVEDSLSLLKHPPAFPVQDSPAKLQPTISYASKVKSGAVGGVLEEEGRPAIGVLLQNQWGLSFISEVLQATEGSVPSPAPIAAPQLTFGGETANPTQERHHIVQASGEIPVPVTTSISIDQYREEEAKINGKLLLTCHHLKEALHYHTIEWNVTCNKQKEDPNKVVWYKNSLDQPA is encoded by the exons ATGCATATCAAAACAG GTACATGGGAGGCCAACACAGTGTGCGAGTCTGACACCCTGTGTGATCCTGCTGGCCTTGTGTCCTCCACCAACCCAGAGGCTCATATTGGCAACCGCCGCCTATCACCTGGGTCTGGCAActgtggtggaggaggtggaggctgCCCAACTGGGGTTGACCAGCAGCCCTGCCAAGCTTCACCCCAGACCCTCGAAGGCAACCTGAACGGACCCGCCCATGTACATGCCTTCACTTACCGTAGAGACAGAGATCGTAGAGGCCAGCACAAAGGCCGTGGCCCTCGCAGAGAGGGGCCCAGGGGGGCAGGGCGTGTAGCAGATAGGCCCCCGAAGCAGAGCCAGAAGGAGAGGTGGGTGGAGGACAGCCTGTCTCTACTCAAGCACCCACCTGCTTTTCCAGTGCAGGACAGCCCTGCCAAGCTGCAGCCAACCATCAGCTATGCCTCAAAAGTGAAGTCAGGGGCGGTGGGTggagtgctggaggaggagggcCGCCCAGCCATCGGTGTCCTGCTGCAGAACCAGTGGGGACTTAGTTTCATCAGTGAGGTCCTCCAAGCCACAGAGGGTTCAGTTCCCTCTCCTGCCCCCATAGCAGCACCTCAGCTCACATTTGGAGGTGAAACCGCCAACCCAACACAAGAGAGGCATCACATAGTCCAGGCCAGTGGTGAAATCCCAGTTCCTGTCACTACCTCAATCTCCATTGACCAGTACAGAGAAGAGGAAGCAAAGATCAATGGGAAGCTGCTTCTCACCTGTCACCATCTAAAGGAGGCTCTGCACTATCACACAATAG AATGGAATGTCACCTGCAACAAACAGAAAGAAG